A portion of the Coraliomargarita parva genome contains these proteins:
- a CDS encoding inositol monophosphatase family protein, whose product MSELSSVQKAEFKEFIAYLCEEAAKEIMPHYGPEVEIERKSDATPVTLADRNAEKRIREILAERYPEHGIIGEEYGREREDADFVWVLDPVDGTKSFISGVPLFATLIALLYKGRPVIGAINQPVLQQLVIGDCETTTLNGKPVSGRPARKLSEATLCTTDPIRQTLWQNNARWDDLPPKTALYRSWGDAGGYILLVSGFTDIMCDPLMEIWDCAAILPCLEGAGIKATGWKGGDAFDERCIIAAKAELHDEVMKVLYPES is encoded by the coding sequence ATGTCAGAACTCAGCAGCGTACAAAAAGCCGAATTCAAGGAATTTATCGCCTACCTTTGCGAAGAAGCCGCCAAGGAAATCATGCCTCACTACGGCCCGGAAGTGGAGATCGAGCGCAAGTCCGATGCCACCCCCGTCACCTTGGCCGACCGCAATGCGGAGAAACGCATCCGCGAGATCCTGGCGGAGCGCTACCCGGAGCACGGCATCATCGGCGAAGAATACGGCCGCGAGCGGGAGGATGCCGATTTCGTCTGGGTCCTGGATCCGGTCGACGGCACCAAATCCTTTATTTCAGGCGTACCGCTCTTCGCGACCCTCATCGCCCTTCTTTACAAGGGGCGCCCCGTCATCGGCGCCATCAACCAGCCCGTGCTCCAGCAACTGGTGATCGGCGACTGCGAAACCACCACGCTGAACGGCAAGCCGGTAAGTGGCCGGCCCGCCCGCAAACTCAGCGAAGCGACCCTTTGCACCACCGACCCGATCCGACAAACACTCTGGCAAAACAATGCCCGTTGGGACGATCTTCCGCCCAAGACCGCACTCTACCGTTCATGGGGGGATGCCGGGGGTTACATTCTGCTGGTTTCAGGCTTCACCGACATCATGTGTGATCCGCTGATGGAAATCTGGGACTGCGCGGCGATTCTTCCCTGTCTGGAAGGCGCGGGCATCAAGGCCACCGGCTGGAAGGGCGGCGATGCGTTCGACGAGCGTTGCATCATCGCAGCCAAGGCAGAGCTTCACGATGAGGTGATGAAGGTACTCTATCCCGAGAGCTAG
- a CDS encoding arylsulfatase encodes MKVFRLLITVALGGLLASHSMAQEKPPNILVIWGDDIGWQNVSAYGMGSMGYTTPNLDRIGMEGIRFTDHYAQPSCTAGRAAFITGQYPIRSGMTTVGQPGDKLGLQAASPSLAEVLKKAGYATGHFGKNHLGDRNEHLPTAHGFDEFFGNLYHLNTQEESEQRDYQNFAKAYSGDLESYEAKFGTRGVIHSFATDVMDETVDPRFGKVGKQTIEDTGPLTQERMKNFDGSEVIPYAEDFMQRAKAEGKPFFVWLNTSRMHLYTRLDDKWRYAAESYTSEADYHGSGMLQHDHDIGNVLQFLRDQGLDENTIIWYSTDNGPEHSSWPHGATTPFRGEKMTTYEGGVRVLSMLRWPGVIAAGQVLNGIQSHQDMFTSLAAAAGIENVADQVMQEKQQVIDGVNNLPYWLGDSPQSARDHIFYYYESKLTAVRMGPWKFHFSTKEDYYANLVPRTAPIVFNIRMDPFESYDNSDSYGHLMQKVSWLIQPMGELMAQHLQSLQEYPPVQGGKSFDMSNVIEEFIKKAKQ; translated from the coding sequence ATGAAAGTGTTCCGACTGCTAATTACGGTAGCCCTCGGCGGGCTGCTTGCCAGCCATTCCATGGCGCAAGAAAAACCACCGAATATCCTCGTCATTTGGGGCGATGATATCGGCTGGCAAAACGTCAGCGCCTATGGCATGGGCAGCATGGGCTACACCACGCCAAACCTCGACCGGATCGGCATGGAAGGCATTCGCTTTACCGACCATTATGCGCAACCGTCCTGCACGGCCGGACGCGCCGCCTTTATCACCGGCCAGTACCCGATACGCTCCGGTATGACCACGGTCGGCCAACCCGGCGACAAGCTGGGGCTTCAGGCGGCCTCACCCTCGCTCGCGGAAGTCTTAAAGAAGGCAGGCTACGCGACCGGTCACTTTGGCAAGAACCACTTGGGTGACCGCAACGAACACCTCCCGACGGCCCACGGGTTTGACGAGTTCTTCGGAAATCTTTACCATCTGAATACCCAGGAGGAGTCCGAGCAACGCGATTACCAAAACTTCGCCAAGGCATATTCCGGAGACCTGGAGAGCTATGAGGCCAAATTCGGAACCCGGGGCGTGATCCACTCCTTCGCAACGGACGTGATGGATGAAACCGTCGACCCCCGGTTTGGAAAAGTCGGCAAGCAAACCATCGAGGATACCGGCCCCCTGACTCAGGAGCGCATGAAGAACTTCGATGGCAGCGAAGTCATCCCATATGCGGAAGACTTCATGCAACGGGCGAAGGCGGAAGGAAAACCCTTCTTTGTCTGGCTGAACACCAGTCGTATGCACCTCTATACCCGTCTGGACGATAAATGGCGCTATGCGGCTGAGTCTTACACTTCGGAAGCGGATTATCATGGCTCCGGCATGCTGCAGCACGACCACGACATCGGCAATGTCCTGCAATTCCTAAGGGATCAGGGCCTCGACGAGAATACCATCATCTGGTACTCCACCGACAACGGCCCGGAACACTCGTCCTGGCCCCACGGTGCCACCACGCCATTTCGCGGCGAAAAAATGACCACCTATGAAGGCGGCGTACGCGTGTTGTCCATGCTGCGCTGGCCCGGCGTAATCGCCGCCGGACAAGTCCTGAACGGAATCCAAAGCCACCAGGACATGTTTACCAGTCTGGCGGCCGCCGCGGGGATTGAGAATGTCGCGGATCAGGTCATGCAGGAAAAGCAACAGGTAATCGATGGCGTCAACAACCTGCCCTACTGGCTGGGTGATTCCCCGCAATCCGCCCGCGACCACATCTTTTACTACTACGAGTCCAAACTGACCGCCGTGCGTATGGGCCCCTGGAAATTCCATTTCTCGACCAAGGAGGACTACTATGCCAACCTGGTGCCCCGCACCGCTCCGATCGTCTTCAATATCCGGATGGATCCCTTCGAGAGCTATGACAACAGCGACTCCTACGGGCACCTGATGCAGAAGGTGTCTTGGCTCATCCAACCGATGGGCGAGCTCATGGCCCAGCACTTGCAATCACTTCAGGAATATCCGCCCGTCCAGGGCGGCAAGTCCTTCGATATGTCCAACGTCATCGAAGAGTTCATCAAAAAGGCCAAGCAATAA
- a CDS encoding phospholipase D-like domain-containing protein, whose amino-acid sequence MRRKSVASFVFCTLLVVLAGCRTAPVSYRHPPPSGIMTGGDTELGKRFIKPENVQTGNSGVYLISAPREAFQIRNALITHAEATIDLQYYLWKQDTTGRLILQRILEAADRGVRVRILLDDLPHVDRDAEHARIAAHPNIEFRLYNPINARGVLRKPYFLLAGKRLNHRMHNKLIAVDGCTAILGGRNLGDDYFGVDPALNFHDLDAFLTGPVTDEISSSFEQYWNASNAIPIEAMYHIRNKPAAHRRFRSRLEANLQHILKNTPASLTPEYATTTQLLSDLANKLTWAPVEILTDPPNRYHETESSVIHKRLLALKEEAESEILIHTPYLLPSDQTIRAFHTLTEQGVRVRIMTNSLMSNNHIAVHAHYKHERPRLLDAGVELYELKAKDELLDYYRKTNTQLADSNSGLHTKAYVIDGRTSVISSYNMDPRSRYWNTETAVIIHGEAVGRQLQGTLETALCPENAYRLERTPKGRLYWVQDFEPQAETHAFEPDAPLIRRSLALVLAYLPVYNLL is encoded by the coding sequence ATGAGAAGAAAGTCGGTCGCATCTTTCGTCTTCTGCACCTTACTGGTAGTCCTCGCCGGATGCCGAACGGCACCGGTCAGCTACCGCCATCCCCCGCCATCCGGAATCATGACCGGAGGTGACACGGAACTGGGCAAGCGCTTCATAAAGCCCGAAAACGTGCAAACCGGCAATTCCGGCGTTTACCTGATTAGCGCCCCAAGGGAAGCATTCCAGATTCGCAACGCATTAATCACGCACGCCGAAGCGACGATTGACCTGCAATACTACCTATGGAAGCAGGACACCACCGGCCGCCTGATCCTGCAGCGTATCCTCGAAGCGGCGGATCGCGGCGTTCGCGTCCGTATCCTGCTGGATGACTTGCCGCATGTCGACCGGGACGCCGAGCATGCCCGCATCGCAGCCCACCCCAACATCGAATTCAGGCTCTACAATCCGATCAACGCACGCGGCGTCTTGCGAAAGCCTTATTTCCTGCTTGCCGGGAAACGCCTCAACCACCGCATGCATAACAAGTTGATCGCTGTCGATGGCTGTACGGCCATTCTGGGCGGGCGCAACTTGGGCGATGATTATTTTGGCGTGGATCCGGCACTTAACTTCCACGATTTGGATGCCTTTCTCACCGGACCGGTAACCGATGAAATCTCCAGCAGTTTCGAACAGTATTGGAATGCGTCCAACGCCATTCCGATCGAAGCGATGTATCACATCAGGAACAAACCGGCCGCCCACCGGCGTTTTCGCTCACGTTTGGAGGCGAACCTGCAACACATCCTGAAAAATACGCCCGCCTCGCTCACGCCAGAGTATGCAACGACCACTCAACTGCTATCCGACTTAGCCAATAAGTTAACTTGGGCACCCGTTGAAATCCTCACCGATCCCCCCAACCGTTACCATGAAACCGAAAGCTCCGTGATCCATAAACGGCTGCTCGCCCTGAAGGAGGAGGCAGAGAGCGAAATCCTGATTCATACTCCCTATTTGCTGCCATCCGATCAAACGATTCGGGCCTTTCATACACTCACCGAACAGGGAGTCCGAGTCCGCATTATGACCAATTCGCTCATGTCGAACAATCATATCGCCGTGCATGCCCACTACAAACATGAGCGGCCACGACTGCTCGATGCCGGTGTCGAACTCTATGAGCTCAAGGCCAAGGACGAGCTGCTGGATTATTACCGCAAAACAAACACCCAATTGGCGGATTCCAATTCCGGCTTGCACACGAAAGCCTATGTGATCGACGGACGGACCAGCGTTATCAGTTCCTACAACATGGACCCAAGGTCACGTTACTGGAACACCGAGACCGCGGTCATCATCCATGGCGAGGCAGTCGGGCGCCAACTGCAGGGGACACTCGAAACCGCCCTGTGTCCCGAAAATGCCTACCGGCTGGAGCGGACGCCCAAAGGCCGGCTCTATTGGGTCCAGGATTTCGAACCGCAGGCAGAAACCCATGCCTTCGAGCCGGACGCCCCCCTCATACGACGTTCACTCGCGCTCGTCCTCGCCTATCTGCCCGTTTATAACCTGCTTTGA
- a CDS encoding PLP-dependent aminotransferase family protein gives MKADNAQPSIHFSTLGGKIETPVIVDLMARALSNPALLSLAAGFTDNEVLPKELVGDCVAALTAAAQSNEALQYGSNQGRLRLRELTCEFLATYPGERSSAFQPDDVFITNGSQQALYMAAQTLCDPGDIVLVQEPSYFVCLEMLRGLGLRPVGMPCDPAGAIIADELEGLLAELERKGERDRVKAVYLVSYFGNPSSRSMPAAEKQAMADCLRSHGFIVPVIEDAAYRELYYDAPYPAPTIFTMPAFDCFPKLYLGTYTKPFATGLKIGYGICSHAAWRDKMLCMKGHQDFGSSHFNQAIIERVLDQGLYAAHLSNIQGHYAGKATVLNDALEASGLRAGGWHWEKPGGGLIFWLRGPAGADLRMDRGFCTRCIDSGVLYVPGDLCFTGGNPLNYARVSTGALPPDKIRIAVERFAQVALSD, from the coding sequence ATGAAAGCTGATAATGCCCAGCCGTCCATTCACTTCTCCACTTTAGGTGGTAAAATCGAGACTCCGGTGATCGTCGACCTGATGGCGCGCGCCTTGTCCAACCCCGCGTTGCTGTCGCTGGCGGCTGGGTTTACCGACAATGAGGTGCTGCCAAAGGAACTGGTGGGGGATTGTGTCGCGGCCTTGACCGCAGCGGCGCAGTCGAATGAGGCCTTGCAATACGGATCGAACCAGGGGCGCCTCCGTTTGCGTGAGCTCACCTGTGAGTTTCTCGCCACCTATCCGGGCGAGCGCAGCTCAGCTTTCCAGCCGGATGATGTCTTCATCACCAATGGCTCCCAACAGGCACTTTATATGGCGGCCCAGACCCTCTGTGACCCGGGCGATATTGTTCTGGTACAGGAGCCCAGCTACTTCGTCTGTCTGGAAATGTTGCGGGGCTTGGGCCTGAGGCCGGTCGGTATGCCCTGTGACCCGGCGGGGGCGATCATCGCCGATGAGCTGGAGGGCCTTCTGGCCGAACTTGAGCGAAAGGGAGAGCGGGACCGCGTCAAGGCGGTCTATCTGGTCAGCTATTTCGGGAATCCGAGCAGTCGTTCGATGCCGGCCGCGGAGAAGCAGGCAATGGCGGACTGTCTTCGATCCCACGGTTTCATCGTACCGGTGATTGAGGATGCCGCCTACCGGGAATTGTACTATGATGCGCCATATCCGGCGCCGACGATCTTTACGATGCCGGCTTTTGATTGTTTTCCCAAGCTGTACCTGGGGACCTATACCAAGCCTTTTGCGACGGGACTTAAAATCGGGTACGGGATTTGTTCGCATGCCGCTTGGCGCGACAAAATGTTGTGCATGAAAGGGCATCAGGATTTCGGCTCCTCGCATTTCAACCAGGCGATTATTGAGCGTGTGCTCGACCAGGGTCTATATGCGGCCCATCTCTCGAACATACAGGGGCATTACGCGGGGAAGGCGACCGTACTGAATGATGCCTTGGAGGCCTCCGGACTGAGGGCGGGTGGATGGCACTGGGAAAAGCCTGGAGGCGGTCTCATTTTCTGGCTGCGTGGGCCGGCCGGAGCGGATTTACGCATGGACAGGGGATTCTGTACCCGGTGTATCGACTCCGGGGTGCTTTATGTGCCCGGGGACTTGTGTTTTACTGGGGGAAACCCCCTGAATTATGCACGTGTATCCACTGGAGCACTACCTCCTGACAAGATCCGGATCGCGGTGGAACGTTTTGCTCAAGTGGCTTTAAGTGACTAA
- a CDS encoding ACT domain-containing protein encodes MHLKATQGKEVVVKIANRIGVLANLAQYLADRGINLLAVNAQVTGNEATIRLVTDDNLRADDILREHGYNPHEEDVVLLSIPHKAGMLHRVSEILAEAMIDIREIYASAWEMEGNCMLVLHTNNDAQALVRFNEMRIGV; translated from the coding sequence ATGCATCTAAAGGCAACTCAGGGGAAGGAAGTCGTCGTCAAGATTGCCAATCGTATCGGGGTCCTTGCAAACTTGGCCCAATATCTGGCGGACCGTGGTATCAACCTACTGGCGGTCAACGCCCAAGTTACGGGGAATGAGGCGACGATCCGTTTGGTCACGGACGACAATCTGCGGGCTGATGATATCCTTCGGGAACACGGTTACAATCCGCACGAGGAAGACGTTGTGCTGCTCAGTATCCCGCACAAGGCGGGCATGTTGCACCGGGTCAGTGAGATCCTGGCTGAAGCCATGATCGATATCCGGGAAATCTATGCCAGTGCCTGGGAAATGGAGGGCAATTGCATGCTGGTCCTGCATACAAATAACGACGCCCAAGCCTTGGTCCGGTTCAACGAAATGCGTATCGGTGTCTGA
- a CDS encoding alpha/beta hydrolase has translation MFLRYFKVILFTLTIAYLALMAYAYFWADRLIFPPVAPSYSEGSGISRIQSRDGNSIAFLHLPGPTGAPLLIYSHGNGEDLGQIRPLMEEFNRRGIGVLAYDYPGYGLSSGKASEAGTYAAADAAYQHASGQLGYAPGQMVLYGHSLGSGPSCWLAARYPVGGLVLDGAFSSTFRVMTRIKLLPWDKFDNLKRLASVQCPVLSIHGQRDKVVPFSHAEQNWRALQGRKERLWIENGGHSGLLDLIGARYWETVLPFIQSSATGAL, from the coding sequence ATGTTTCTTCGTTATTTCAAAGTGATCCTATTCACCCTTACCATCGCCTATCTCGCGCTCATGGCCTATGCGTATTTTTGGGCGGACCGGCTAATCTTCCCTCCGGTCGCTCCCAGCTATAGTGAAGGGTCCGGTATTTCCCGGATCCAGAGTCGCGACGGCAACTCGATCGCGTTCCTACACCTGCCCGGCCCGACCGGCGCCCCGCTCCTGATCTACAGCCATGGCAATGGTGAAGACTTGGGCCAGATACGTCCTTTAATGGAAGAGTTCAACCGCCGCGGAATCGGGGTACTCGCCTATGACTACCCCGGTTACGGCCTGAGCAGCGGTAAGGCCAGCGAAGCCGGCACCTATGCCGCCGCAGATGCGGCTTACCAGCACGCAAGCGGGCAACTCGGCTATGCACCAGGTCAAATGGTGCTCTACGGCCACTCCCTCGGCAGCGGGCCGTCCTGCTGGCTGGCTGCCCGATACCCCGTCGGCGGCCTCGTCCTGGACGGCGCCTTCAGTTCGACCTTCCGGGTCATGACCCGGATCAAACTATTGCCTTGGGACAAATTCGACAACCTCAAGCGCCTCGCCTCGGTCCAATGCCCCGTCTTGTCCATTCACGGGCAGCGTGATAAAGTGGTCCCATTCAGCCACGCGGAGCAGAACTGGCGGGCCCTGCAAGGCCGCAAGGAACGACTTTGGATCGAAAACGGAGGGCACAGCGGGCTCCTCGACCTAATCGGAGCACGTTATTGGGAAACAGTTTTGCCATTCATCCAAAGCAGTGCTACTGGAGCATTATGA
- a CDS encoding STAS/SEC14 domain-containing protein, whose translation MTAILKDSQDDYILVHVSGWITKTELDAINQQVAKIMETETAIRMLIHLVDFKGWVKGDDWGDTTHLAAFGNRIPKMAIVGKEQWKEDSLLFMGAGYRSTEIQYFIPENESSALLWLLE comes from the coding sequence ATGACAGCGATTCTCAAGGACTCCCAAGACGATTACATACTCGTCCATGTGAGCGGTTGGATCACAAAGACCGAACTCGACGCCATTAACCAACAAGTAGCCAAAATCATGGAGACCGAAACGGCGATCCGGATGCTCATTCATCTGGTCGATTTCAAGGGTTGGGTCAAAGGCGACGACTGGGGAGACACCACCCACCTTGCAGCGTTTGGTAACCGGATCCCCAAGATGGCCATTGTCGGCAAGGAGCAGTGGAAAGAAGACTCCCTGCTCTTCATGGGGGCCGGCTACCGGTCGACCGAAATACAGTATTTCATCCCTGAAAACGAAAGCAGCGCCCTTCTGTGGCTGCTGGAATGA
- a CDS encoding SulP family inorganic anion transporter gives MPKLQQHFKRSLQAAREYNSLNFFPLRKSLSGYKPEHFAGDCRAGINVALLAFPQGMAYALIAGLPIQYGIYGSAMAAMVAPIFANSRFITLGPTNATSVMLLSAFASLGIAGAHMLSMVPLLIFMVGLFIVIGAYFKVANLVQYISRSVITGYITAAALLIITNQLPKALGLATKGKGATFVESLAYIMEALDTIHPPTVLISLGTAALFFTLDWKMKKLPNVAICLVTLSATAEFAFGHDSGIQFLNGISASNWSLQAPEFSFKAMEELASPALAIALLCVLEGISIGKSLAAKTGSRLDANQAMFSMGMANIACAFFSGMPASGSLTRSSLSATSGGHSVLASYISGVIVFIGAFALGPYTRFIPQCTLAVLVIAIGLSLINRHAIRIVTHATKSDAAVFLTTFTCGLCLSLDTAIYLGVGLSIMLFLKKVARPEMVEYAFNDEGQLTQTGGDVERDIPEVSIVHVEGELFFGAADLFRDQMRRICEDPNLKIVVLKMRNAHHMDATGVMALEELVRYMNEKGRYLIMSEVKADLIRVLKNANLYDYIEDRNIFTDEPGNPTMSTAKALKRAKEHLGTTEANVSIYVDPVRDKQKQGDRG, from the coding sequence GTGCCGAAGCTTCAGCAGCATTTCAAACGTAGCCTACAGGCCGCAAGGGAGTACAATTCCCTGAATTTCTTTCCCTTGCGGAAATCCTTGTCCGGATACAAACCGGAACATTTCGCCGGGGACTGCCGGGCCGGCATCAATGTCGCGCTGCTCGCATTCCCGCAAGGCATGGCCTACGCCCTGATTGCCGGCCTACCCATTCAATACGGCATTTATGGGTCCGCCATGGCCGCAATGGTGGCCCCCATCTTCGCCAACTCCCGCTTCATCACCCTGGGGCCGACCAATGCGACCTCGGTCATGCTGCTCAGTGCCTTTGCCAGCCTGGGAATCGCGGGGGCACATATGCTGTCCATGGTTCCGCTCCTGATCTTCATGGTCGGGCTTTTCATCGTGATCGGCGCCTATTTCAAGGTGGCGAATCTCGTGCAGTACATATCACGCTCGGTCATCACCGGATACATCACGGCTGCGGCCTTGCTCATTATCACCAACCAACTGCCGAAGGCCCTTGGCTTGGCCACCAAGGGCAAGGGAGCCACCTTCGTCGAGTCACTGGCCTACATCATGGAGGCCCTGGACACGATCCACCCGCCCACCGTCCTGATCAGCCTCGGGACCGCGGCCCTCTTCTTCACCCTCGACTGGAAAATGAAGAAGTTGCCAAACGTGGCCATCTGCCTGGTGACCCTGTCGGCCACGGCGGAATTCGCGTTCGGTCATGATTCCGGAATCCAATTCCTAAACGGCATTTCAGCCTCCAACTGGTCCCTGCAAGCCCCGGAATTCTCCTTCAAAGCCATGGAGGAACTGGCCAGCCCCGCCTTGGCCATCGCGCTGCTCTGCGTACTGGAGGGCATCTCCATCGGCAAGTCGCTGGCCGCTAAGACCGGCTCACGGCTCGATGCCAACCAGGCCATGTTCTCTATGGGGATGGCCAATATCGCCTGTGCTTTCTTTTCCGGTATGCCGGCTTCCGGCTCACTCACCCGCTCATCCCTCAGTGCGACCAGCGGTGGACACTCCGTACTGGCCAGCTATATCAGCGGTGTCATCGTATTTATTGGCGCCTTTGCCTTGGGTCCCTATACCCGGTTTATCCCGCAATGCACCCTCGCCGTCCTCGTCATCGCCATCGGCCTGTCGCTGATCAACCGCCACGCCATCCGTATTGTCACCCACGCGACCAAGTCGGACGCCGCAGTCTTCCTGACCACCTTTACCTGCGGGCTTTGCCTCTCGCTCGATACCGCGATTTACCTCGGGGTCGGGCTCTCGATCATGCTCTTCCTCAAGAAAGTCGCTCGCCCGGAAATGGTGGAGTATGCCTTCAATGATGAAGGCCAGCTCACCCAAACCGGTGGAGATGTGGAACGCGACATACCCGAAGTCTCCATCGTGCACGTGGAGGGCGAACTCTTCTTTGGCGCAGCCGACCTGTTCCGTGACCAGATGCGCCGTATCTGCGAGGACCCCAACCTCAAGATCGTGGTGCTGAAAATGCGTAACGCCCACCACATGGACGCCACCGGAGTCATGGCTCTGGAGGAACTGGTGCGCTATATGAATGAAAAAGGACGCTACCTGATCATGAGTGAAGTGAAAGCCGACCTCATCCGGGTACTCAAGAATGCCAACCTCTACGACTATATCGAAGACCGGAACATCTTCACCGACGAACCGGGCAACCCCACCATGTCGACCGCCAAGGCGCTGAAACGCGCCAAGGAGCACCTCGGGACCACCGAAGCCAATGTGTCCATTTACGTGGACCCGGTGCGCGACAAGCAGAAACAGGGCGATCGCGGGTAG
- a CDS encoding 3'-5' exonuclease has protein sequence MSFPPIHVIDFEGCRQSGIVEYGVVTLAQGAIQSAETRLCRAIGAIRERDRQQHGISEADVAGEAPFSVEWARFAGYREAGPLCAHHAVVEDGFLRSVWPYPRVSPDFSEAGPPLASWGPWLDTLQIYRRIYPDLESFKLEHLIECFDLAEALQQQAGLYCPPKRGKYHCALYDALASALLLLRLFEAPGLEGLSLRWLFLQSAATDRARDEMGQQELF, from the coding sequence ATGTCATTTCCTCCCATCCACGTCATTGATTTCGAAGGCTGCCGTCAGAGCGGCATCGTCGAGTATGGGGTGGTGACGCTGGCCCAGGGCGCGATCCAGTCGGCCGAGACACGTTTGTGTCGGGCGATCGGGGCGATCCGTGAGCGCGATCGGCAACAACACGGGATTTCCGAGGCCGATGTTGCCGGCGAGGCGCCTTTTTCGGTCGAATGGGCGCGCTTTGCCGGATATCGCGAGGCAGGGCCCTTGTGCGCCCACCATGCTGTGGTAGAGGACGGCTTTTTGCGCTCGGTTTGGCCCTACCCGCGTGTCTCTCCCGATTTTTCCGAAGCCGGTCCGCCGCTCGCCAGTTGGGGGCCATGGCTGGATACCCTGCAGATCTACCGGCGGATCTATCCGGACCTCGAGTCCTTCAAGCTGGAACATTTGATCGAATGTTTTGACTTGGCTGAAGCGCTCCAGCAGCAGGCCGGCCTGTACTGCCCGCCGAAGCGTGGCAAATATCACTGTGCGCTCTACGATGCGCTGGCCTCCGCACTCCTGCTTCTCCGTTTGTTCGAGGCACCCGGACTCGAGGGCTTGAGTTTGCGCTGGTTGTTCCTGCAAAGTGCGGCGACTGACCGGGCCCGGGATGAAATGGGCCAACAAGAACTCTTCTAG
- a CDS encoding methionyl-tRNA formyltransferase, which yields MSDLPKIVYFGSDAICLPGLEYLRLHCRERCELHAVVSQPDRPQGRGRKLQANPVAAWAKANDIELLQPDKPGRELAEWMAAEQVRLALVMAYGHFLPKAVREAPMHGMLNFHGSLLPQYRGASPVETALAEGEAETGVCLMAVAKEMDAGAVADCERVAITAEDTGPSLRAKIGDAVVPLIQRQLDAMLCGQLDWTEQDAGAATFCRKIGKEDGGLDFSLPARRLHCRMRAFTPWPGAYFDHEDHRIKVGRAEWDNAATSAVPGTVLKAGDSLTVATGEGRLRLLELQRAGGRMLPTSDFLRGYPIAEGQILKGGKVTPLLRKQP from the coding sequence ATGTCCGACTTACCCAAGATCGTTTATTTCGGTTCCGACGCCATCTGCCTTCCGGGCCTTGAGTACTTGCGCTTGCACTGTCGCGAGCGCTGCGAACTGCATGCGGTTGTTTCGCAGCCGGACCGGCCACAGGGGCGGGGCAGGAAATTACAAGCGAATCCGGTGGCCGCTTGGGCGAAAGCGAATGACATCGAGCTGTTGCAGCCGGATAAGCCGGGGCGCGAACTGGCCGAGTGGATGGCCGCGGAGCAGGTCCGGCTGGCACTTGTCATGGCGTATGGACATTTCCTGCCCAAGGCGGTACGGGAGGCACCCATGCACGGTATGCTGAATTTTCATGGTTCGCTCCTTCCGCAGTACCGTGGGGCCTCCCCGGTGGAAACCGCCTTGGCCGAAGGCGAAGCGGAAACCGGTGTTTGCCTGATGGCGGTTGCCAAGGAAATGGATGCCGGTGCGGTGGCCGATTGCGAGCGTGTGGCGATTACTGCGGAAGATACCGGGCCGAGCCTGCGCGCCAAGATCGGTGACGCGGTGGTCCCCCTGATCCAAAGGCAACTGGATGCGATGCTTTGCGGCCAGTTGGATTGGACGGAGCAGGACGCCGGTGCGGCAACTTTCTGCCGTAAAATCGGCAAGGAGGACGGGGGGCTGGATTTCAGTCTACCGGCCCGCCGCTTGCACTGCCGGATGCGCGCCTTTACCCCCTGGCCCGGTGCCTATTTCGACCATGAAGACCACCGCATCAAGGTGGGGCGGGCCGAATGGGACAATGCGGCGACCAGCGCTGTGCCCGGGACGGTGCTTAAGGCGGGCGATTCACTCACGGTGGCCACCGGTGAGGGGCGTCTGCGATTGCTGGAACTTCAGCGTGCCGGAGGGCGCATGTTGCCGACGTCGGACTTTCTCCGGGGCTACCCGATCGCCGAGGGGCAAATTTTAAAAGGCGGTAAAGTCACACCACTGCTGCGCAAACAGCCTTGA